The following nucleotide sequence is from Hydrogenispora ethanolica.
TAAAGAATATTCCCTTGATAAATCCTTGCCGCTCACCTGCCAATGAAAAGATTAAAAAGGAGATTCACCGATGAATGCCGTTCACACTTGTACCCAAATCCATCATGAAGCCCAACTCAACGAAGTCCTCGCGGCCCATGAACGAGTAGCCGTGCTTTTTTCCGCCACTTGGTGCCCGTTTTGCATCGCCTTTTTCCCAGTCTTTGATAGACATTGCGGCGCGAACGAGCAGGTTTTTCCTTGTGTACTCATTGACGACCGGGAGATTCTAATGGGCCACTATGACGTAACGGTCGTCCCGTCCGTCCTTTATTTTGTCAAAGGAAAACTAACCAAACGTCTCGATGGCCGTCTCGGAGTCGGGCTGACCGAAAGCCAGTTGCAGAATTTTATGAGCAGCTTGGGATAGGGGAATGCCCGGATGTGAGAGGAGCCATGGTGCTAGTTTCAATTCTTTTTGAGATACAACCATGCTGCGCGTTTTCGAAAAGATTCTTCCTCCCTGTCATAAAATTGTATTTTTTACGACCAAAAAACCACCGCGTTCTTTCTACGGTGGTTTCGAAATTTGACTACTCTGAAAGAAAGCTTGTTTTACTTACCCTCAAGAACATCCCCGGCAGCCGCCACGGCCTTAATAGTGATTCCGCCGCGCGGTTTTTGGCTGACCGTAACCCGGCACCAATGAGGTTTACAGGCTTCATAAACGTCCTGGGCGATCTGTCC
It contains:
- a CDS encoding thioredoxin family protein; the protein is MNAVHTCTQIHHEAQLNEVLAAHERVAVLFSATWCPFCIAFFPVFDRHCGANEQVFPCVLIDDREILMGHYDVTVVPSVLYFVKGKLTKRLDGRLGVGLTESQLQNFMSSLG